The proteins below come from a single Natranaerofaba carboxydovora genomic window:
- a CDS encoding Wadjet anti-phage system protein JetA family protein — translation MSIFEHIPENLFSPLATSRKEIYVDLLFIVYEQHKRTIHTLDREGVVDLFTEYMEERKDVLKDILIDDNSFENNSQNNSTNNSQKKSQEQIGEIGKIGAIDKVGVIDKVDEEDEIKEKNAREKAQIFLRRLIDFGWFIQEQNHDYTFRISLPDYSFFLLESLEKIKSGYRMEFQGKVLTVYQNLTGEDGNSYTAIHQAKEITEGLMNGLKSLNHSIKLYTEKLLKTQKPREIIEQILVDYYEEILGDQYYRLKTSEHISKYRAGILKKVRDLKHNRAEIINQAELMVRGKYANDRVEGENMLYDWLEFIEENFQDMDDILGEIDNRNRRYVTSALQRLEFQMAGKNKSQEKIKEALKHLASLAKDEGEKQETPEEINNLIHLYPQQTVNDNSPKNPPKERKEHKPTPVMAKKINKKSRDKNLAKFKKRVKEEITVKDINQYVKDYIGAKKSIYLHEFPRRTKNDWIRLIYIILYQNSKHANYKITGKRREMISLDDNTVHIPYQVVTLKNGKKR, via the coding sequence ATGAGCATATTTGAACATATTCCAGAAAATTTGTTTTCTCCCCTGGCAACTTCTAGAAAAGAAATATATGTAGATTTGTTATTTATTGTGTATGAACAACACAAGAGAACTATCCACACTCTAGACAGGGAAGGTGTGGTGGATCTATTCACTGAATATATGGAAGAAAGAAAAGATGTATTAAAAGATATCTTAATCGACGATAATTCCTTTGAAAACAATTCTCAGAATAATTCTACAAATAATTCTCAAAAGAAGTCTCAAGAACAAATAGGTGAAATAGGTAAAATAGGTGCAATAGATAAAGTAGGTGTAATAGATAAAGTAGATGAAGAAGATGAAATAAAAGAAAAAAATGCCCGAGAAAAAGCTCAGATTTTTCTTCGAAGGCTTATAGATTTTGGCTGGTTTATCCAGGAGCAAAATCACGATTATACTTTCCGTATTTCCCTTCCTGATTATTCTTTTTTCCTTCTAGAAAGTTTAGAAAAAATAAAAAGTGGATACAGGATGGAATTTCAGGGTAAAGTCCTTACAGTATATCAAAACCTAACAGGCGAAGATGGAAACTCCTACACGGCAATACACCAGGCAAAAGAAATCACAGAGGGGCTTATGAACGGACTAAAGAGCCTAAACCACAGCATTAAACTTTACACAGAAAAACTTTTAAAAACCCAAAAGCCCCGGGAAATCATCGAACAGATATTAGTGGATTACTATGAAGAGATCCTTGGAGACCAGTACTACAGGCTAAAGACCTCAGAACACATCTCCAAATATCGAGCCGGCATATTAAAGAAAGTAAGAGATCTAAAGCACAACAGAGCAGAAATCATAAATCAGGCAGAGCTTATGGTCCGGGGAAAATATGCAAACGACCGGGTAGAAGGAGAAAACATGCTCTATGATTGGCTAGAGTTTATCGAAGAAAATTTTCAGGATATGGACGATATCCTTGGCGAAATAGATAATCGAAACAGACGCTATGTCACCTCAGCCCTACAAAGACTTGAATTTCAGATGGCCGGGAAAAATAAAAGTCAGGAAAAGATTAAAGAAGCCTTAAAACACCTGGCCTCTCTTGCCAAAGACGAAGGGGAAAAACAAGAAACACCTGAAGAGATAAATAACTTAATCCATCTCTATCCCCAACAAACTGTAAACGATAACAGCCCAAAGAACCCTCCAAAAGAAAGAAAAGAACATAAGCCCACACCAGTCATGGCAAAAAAGATAAACAAAAAGTCAAGGGACAAAAATCTAGCCAAATTCAAAAAACGAGTAAAAGAAGAAATAACAGTAAAAGACATCAACCAGTATGTCAAAGACTATATCGGTGCCAAAAAATCCATCTACCTGCATGAATTCCCAAGGCGCACAAAAAACGACTGGATCAGGTTGATCTATATTATACTCTACCAAAACTCAAAACACGCCAATTACAAAATCACAGGAAAGCGAAGGGAAATGATAAGCCTAGACGACAACACCGTCCATATCCCTTACCAAGTAGTAACCTTAAAGAATGGTAAGAAGAGATGA
- a CDS encoding DUF4194 domain-containing protein, which yields MMKWAEDYENLSEKEKERFQKTINILLNKTFLVYNREQDRPYYRFVEKHFDIFQGYLNMARWEILYNRRLSVLQAYNIEEKNRRRFNLQETIFLLILRLLYDEKKKDLQLTKDVVAAGFEIQEKYMALQIKERLPSREEMTRILRLFSSFSLLDLKKGHYKDPEATYILYPSLQMVIDDAKLETSKELLNKELLDDEEIIENLEEEEEDDNEEENILEEKEE from the coding sequence ATGATGAAATGGGCCGAAGATTACGAAAACCTCTCTGAAAAAGAAAAGGAAAGATTTCAAAAAACAATAAATATCCTGTTAAATAAAACCTTCTTAGTCTACAACAGAGAACAGGACAGGCCTTATTATAGATTTGTTGAAAAGCACTTTGATATTTTTCAGGGGTATCTTAACATGGCGAGATGGGAGATTTTATACAATAGAAGGCTCTCTGTACTTCAAGCCTATAATATAGAAGAAAAAAACAGACGCAGGTTTAATCTTCAGGAGACAATCTTTCTATTGATCTTAAGGCTTTTGTACGATGAGAAGAAGAAGGACCTCCAGCTAACAAAAGACGTGGTTGCAGCAGGTTTTGAAATCCAGGAAAAATACATGGCCCTTCAAATAAAAGAAAGACTGCCCTCAAGGGAAGAGATGACCAGGATTCTTAGGCTCTTTTCTAGCTTTTCCCTTTTGGATTTAAAAAAAGGCCACTACAAGGATCCAGAAGCAACTTACATCCTCTACCCCTCTCTTCAGATGGTAATAGATGATGCAAAACTTGAAACAAGTAAAGAACTTTTGAACAAAGAATTATTAGATGATGAAGAAATCATTGAAAACTTAGAAGAGGAAGAAGAGGATGATAACGAAGAAGAAAATATCCTAGAAGAAAAAGAAGAATAA
- a CDS encoding ATP-binding protein, producing MRLLTGIKLINWHFFSDEDIDIENSALITGDNGAGKSTLIDALQVVLVGNLAKVRFNSSAFDEKTNRDLKGYLKGKTGTEGETVFLRNDKDFTSYIVLEITHTKTNTPYLIGVLFDYYQDRDEFEHVFFKIDGENINDELFYQDINSLGFDKKEDVKVIDNKNNDFNDNSNNENYVENKDGDVDIEEKVFARNKKDFFRQLKAKEITHKQYKNDLSTYLNDLRQLFGGAKESFFSLIQKGISFTPITNLRGFIYDYILEERQIDVNTMREYFERFQQLEKYIEETKTEITRLSEINETYETLKEKEQNITTADYMIKRAGLEEKNVKNSLLEKELQDNQEALSNLLQDIDDKQTKKTELNKRKNEISEEIANNNTTLKINKLKQEIKTTEEKLGELKSLKKNLYHRIKSEAGEFEKLKEILQTFDDKTDIKDDNTINNNKTKDENIVGDQNTNYQEINTFEKIRKLKEITADFHYLADEKVNNLSKLNFKNSNLKNSNSNKSDSNKNSNKPQLCKFAESLSLSLEEITSLWKQVYRELTEELFELKKKQNDLENKRKELQAEIKELKENKILPAHSPTMKLKKILEENLVKENGEPVEVDILCEATWINDQEWQNAIEGYLNTQKFDILVEPGYFDEALGLYERHKFTDKIENVGLVNTEKLMKTKIKTKENSLAEEIKADKKHIRLYTDFLLGQIIKCNDEKELKNHLRAITKSCMLYQNYTARQIPERRYKPPYIGAEAVKTQLKLKEEELSHVENELAELEDKISNLKGLEALSGDSKEDRIKGLENDYEKIITIPELEKNLEDLNHQLLSIDTSELDRLKEEDKKIEKQVQKLEEEVNELLSKQGEIKQTIKTLEERLENIKKEKEELEKELSAFVEGKDETKISEWEKKWEKEASQKSPDVLKSNYEQTKKKLNTELEKKWRSLIQLRSNFNHEFDFSANPQSDTGEEYQNRYQVLIESHLADYEEQAKEVREKAEQSFREHFVAKLRENIEIAKEEVEELNRALKDMKFGSDSYRFKVSAKPELKNYHEMIMDPQLHEGHNLFSESFRHKHGETINELFRDISADEDAFQERMQELTDYRSYLEFEIEITDINGNKSNFSKVAREKSGGETQVPFYVAILASFYQSYGMYRKTDTLRLVVFDEAFNRMDADRVEEAIRFIKTLGFQPLIAAPTGRIQLIAPHINTNLIVMKEGFTSFVEQVSRKELLEDETPEPSGQPEPS from the coding sequence ATGAGATTACTTACTGGAATAAAGCTTATTAATTGGCATTTTTTCTCAGATGAAGATATAGATATAGAAAACAGCGCTCTTATCACCGGGGATAACGGAGCAGGAAAATCCACCTTGATAGATGCTCTTCAGGTTGTTCTTGTAGGTAACCTTGCCAAAGTAAGGTTTAACTCTTCTGCCTTCGATGAAAAGACAAACCGGGACTTAAAAGGTTACTTAAAAGGAAAGACCGGAACAGAGGGAGAGACTGTTTTCTTGAGAAACGATAAAGATTTTACCAGTTATATTGTCCTTGAGATCACCCACACCAAGACAAACACCCCTTATTTAATAGGCGTTCTTTTTGATTATTATCAGGACAGAGACGAATTTGAGCATGTGTTTTTTAAAATAGACGGCGAAAATATAAACGATGAACTATTTTATCAAGATATAAACTCATTAGGATTTGACAAAAAAGAAGATGTAAAAGTCATAGATAATAAAAATAATGATTTTAATGATAATAGCAATAATGAAAACTATGTTGAAAACAAAGACGGAGATGTAGATATAGAAGAAAAAGTTTTCGCCAGAAACAAAAAAGATTTCTTTCGCCAACTAAAGGCTAAAGAAATCACCCATAAACAGTACAAAAATGACCTCTCAACTTATCTAAATGACTTGCGTCAGCTTTTTGGCGGAGCCAAAGAGTCGTTTTTCTCACTGATCCAAAAAGGAATAAGCTTCACCCCCATCACAAACCTGCGGGGCTTTATCTATGATTATATCTTAGAGGAAAGACAGATCGATGTTAACACCATGCGAGAATACTTTGAGAGGTTTCAGCAGTTAGAAAAATACATTGAAGAGACCAAAACAGAAATTACAAGGCTATCTGAAATAAATGAAACTTACGAAACCCTAAAAGAAAAAGAACAAAACATCACAACAGCCGACTACATGATAAAAAGAGCAGGCCTAGAAGAAAAAAACGTAAAGAACTCACTTTTAGAGAAAGAACTGCAAGATAATCAGGAGGCTCTCTCTAACCTCCTGCAAGATATAGATGATAAGCAAACCAAAAAAACTGAACTAAATAAAAGAAAAAATGAAATCAGTGAAGAGATAGCAAACAATAACACCACATTAAAGATAAACAAACTAAAACAAGAGATAAAAACCACTGAAGAAAAATTAGGTGAATTAAAGTCACTTAAGAAAAATCTATATCACCGGATAAAGTCTGAAGCTGGAGAGTTTGAAAAGTTAAAAGAAATCTTACAGACTTTTGATGACAAAACTGACATTAAAGATGATAACACTATAAATAATAATAAAACAAAAGATGAAAATATTGTGGGAGATCAAAATACAAATTACCAAGAAATAAATACTTTCGAGAAGATAAGAAAATTAAAAGAAATAACAGCTGACTTTCACTATCTTGCAGATGAAAAAGTGAACAACTTAAGCAAACTAAACTTCAAAAACTCAAATTTAAAAAACTCTAATTCAAATAAATCTGATTCAAACAAAAATTCAAATAAACCCCAGTTATGTAAATTTGCTGAAAGCTTAAGCCTTAGCCTTGAGGAAATAACTTCTCTATGGAAACAAGTGTATAGAGAGCTAACAGAAGAGCTTTTCGAGCTAAAAAAGAAACAAAATGACTTAGAAAATAAAAGAAAAGAACTACAGGCTGAAATAAAAGAGCTAAAAGAAAACAAAATACTGCCGGCACATTCTCCCACAATGAAGCTAAAAAAGATCTTAGAAGAAAATCTAGTTAAAGAAAATGGCGAGCCGGTAGAAGTAGATATCCTCTGCGAAGCTACCTGGATAAATGACCAGGAGTGGCAAAATGCAATAGAGGGATATCTTAACACCCAAAAATTCGACATCCTAGTAGAGCCAGGTTATTTTGACGAGGCGCTTGGCTTGTATGAAAGACATAAATTCACAGACAAAATTGAAAACGTAGGCCTTGTAAACACTGAAAAGCTCATGAAAACCAAAATTAAAACTAAAGAAAACTCCCTGGCAGAAGAAATAAAAGCTGATAAAAAGCATATACGCCTTTATACTGATTTTCTGTTGGGACAGATAATTAAATGTAATGATGAAAAAGAGCTAAAAAATCACCTCCGGGCTATAACCAAAAGCTGTATGCTCTATCAAAACTATACTGCAAGACAGATCCCAGAAAGAAGATACAAGCCACCATATATTGGGGCTGAGGCAGTAAAAACTCAGCTAAAACTCAAAGAAGAAGAGCTAAGCCATGTAGAAAATGAGCTGGCCGAACTAGAGGACAAAATTTCAAACCTTAAAGGATTAGAAGCTCTATCAGGAGATTCTAAAGAAGACCGGATAAAGGGGCTTGAAAATGACTATGAAAAAATAATCACCATCCCCGAACTAGAAAAAAATCTAGAAGACTTAAACCACCAGCTTCTAAGCATTGATACCTCAGAGCTTGACAGGCTAAAAGAAGAGGATAAAAAGATCGAAAAGCAGGTGCAAAAACTCGAAGAGGAAGTCAATGAGCTTTTGTCAAAGCAGGGTGAGATAAAACAAACTATAAAGACCCTTGAAGAAAGGCTAGAAAATATAAAAAAAGAAAAAGAAGAGCTAGAAAAAGAGCTAAGTGCTTTTGTAGAAGGTAAAGACGAAACAAAGATAAGTGAATGGGAGAAAAAATGGGAAAAAGAAGCAAGTCAAAAATCACCAGACGTTTTGAAATCAAATTATGAGCAAACCAAAAAGAAGTTAAATACAGAACTAGAGAAGAAATGGAGAAGTCTTATCCAGCTTAGAAGTAATTTTAACCATGAGTTTGACTTTTCTGCTAACCCTCAATCAGACACAGGCGAAGAGTACCAAAACCGCTATCAAGTGCTAATAGAAAGCCACCTGGCTGATTATGAAGAACAGGCCAAAGAAGTAAGAGAAAAAGCAGAACAGAGCTTTAGAGAACATTTTGTCGCTAAACTTAGAGAAAACATCGAGATAGCAAAGGAAGAAGTCGAAGAATTAAATAGAGCCCTAAAAGATATGAAGTTTGGCAGTGACTCCTATAGATTCAAAGTATCTGCAAAACCTGAACTAAAAAATTATCACGAGATGATAATGGACCCACAGCTTCACGAAGGACATAATTTGTTTTCAGAGAGCTTTCGCCATAAGCACGGGGAGACCATAAACGAGCTGTTTAGGGACATCTCTGCCGATGAAGATGCCTTTCAGGAGAGGATGCAGGAACTGACAGATTACAGGTCTTATCTAGAATTTGAAATTGAGATCACAGATATTAATGGGAACAAAAGCAATTTTTCCAAAGTTGCAAGGGAAAAAAGCGGCGGGGAAACCCAGGTCCCCTTCTATGTAGCTATATTGGCTTCATTCTATCAAAGTTATGGCATGTATAGAAAGACAGATACCTTAAGGCTTGTAGTATTTGATGAAGCCTTTAACAGGATGGATGCTGACAGGGTAGAAGAAGCTATTCGCTTTATTAAGACCCTTGGCTTTCAACCTTTGATCGCAGCACCTACGGGCAGGATACAACTTATAGCACCTCATATTAATACAAACTTGATAGTGATGAAAGAAGGGTTTACAAGCTTTGTAGAACAGGTCTCAAGAAAGGAGCTTCTAGAAGATGAAACACCAGAACCATCAGGACAACCAGAACCGTCATAA